The genomic DNA TGAGGGAGCAGCGCTGTGTAACCCCAGCATCGTCGCGCACCCGGACCAGTCGGGAACCGCGGCGGGCAGCCTGAGGTTCGTGATGAGTGTGCGGGCCATCGGGGAGGGGCATCGGTCGACGATCGGGTTCCGCACCGGCACTGTCGATGCGGCCGGTGACGCGGTGATCGACGATGCGGCACCATTCGCCACGGTGGGGGTGACCGTGCCGACTCTGCTCGACGCGGCGGTGTTCCGCAGCGAGCTGGTCGGGCTGGGTGATGCGGGTGAGTCCGCCGAGTACGTCCTCGGCCGGCTCGAAGACCGTTTCACCCGCGGTGAACTGGAGACGCAACTCGACCACTTGCTGGGGCATCGCAGCACACGACGGCGCGCCCAGGAGGCCATTGCGTTGATGCGGCGAATTGCGGACCGGTCCTACGCGGTCGAATTCCCCAGGGATACAGTACTGTCCGAGCAGATACTGTGGCCTGCCACCGAATCCGAAGCGGCGGGGATGGAGGACGCGCGATTCGTCCGCTTCGTCGACGACGACGGTTCGGTCGCCTACCACGCCACGTATACGGCGTACAGCGGTTCCCGTATCAGTCAACAGATGTTGACGACCAACGACTTTCGCTCATTCACCTCGGCACCGATGGTGGGCCGGGCCGCAGCCAACAAGGGCCTGGCGTTGTTCCCGCGGCGGATCCGCGGCCGGTTCGCGGCGATGTCGAGATCCGACCGAGAGTCCAATACCGTGGCCTACAGCGACCACTTGGCGGTGTGGCCGAATTCGGTGCCATGCCAACAGCCGGTAACGGCCTGGGAAGCACTACAACTGGGAAACTGCGGTTCACCGATCGAGACCGAGGCCGGGTGGCTGGTGCTCACGCATGGTGTCGGCCCGATGCGCACCTACCGTATCGGGGCAGTCCTGCTCGACCTTGAGGATCCGACCCGGATCCTCGGCCGGCTCACCGAGCCGCTGCTGAGTCCCGGTCCGGACGAGCAGTTCGGCTATGTCCCCAACGTGGTCTACTCGTGTGGTGCGCTGGTGCACGCAGGAACTTTGGTGCTGCCATACGGGATCGGCGATGCGGCAATAGGCATTGCCACCGTTCCGCTGGCCGAGCTCATCGCCGCGTTGCTCGATGGCGAGCCGCTGGCCGCGGGTGGGTAACGGGCGGTAGCCGATCTCTGTCAACAATGTTGACGTACACTGTGGGCCCGTGCTGCGTTCTGGCGTAGGCCGGTCACTTGGAGGTTTTGCCACGATGGTCAGACAGGTATCCGCCCCCCGGCGTGGTGCGGACGGGCAGGTCAACCGATCGGTGATCCTGCAGTCCGCCCTGCGGCTGGTGGATCGTGACGGTGTCGATGGTCTGTCGATGCGCCGCCTCAGTGAGGAGGTCGGCCGGGACCCCGCGGTCCTCTACCGGCATGTGCCCAACAAGGCCGCGTTGCTCGACGGGGTCACCGAGATGGTGATCGGCCAGTTGCGCGTGGACACCGCGGATCCAGACTGGGCCACCCAGCTACGCACGGTGGCGCATGACTTTCGCCGGCTGGCTTTGGCGCACCCGAACATCGTGCCGCTGATGGTGACTCGCCCGTTGGCCACCCCGCTGGGGCAGCGTCCGCCGGGGATGCTGCGGCCACTGGAAGACGTGCTGGCGCTCCTGACAACCGCCGGCTTCTCCGGGCGTGATGCCCTGCACATCTACCGGATGTTGTTCGGCTATCTGCACGGGCACATCCTCACCGAGTTGCAGGAGGTCGTCGAACGGCCGGAGGAGTCCGACGATGTGCTGCGGCTGGGTCTGCACC from Mycobacterium sp. DL440 includes the following:
- a CDS encoding glycoside hydrolase family 130 protein; translated protein: MTSVRAALVTRSPQRLAADPARVVSRLFVPGQEGFEIHESRAGAVLARLLDLGEAEVRSTLDDIIARHGGRHRDLVGTFRRHAAELADRLNPGRELSESRMLLLGAMFTNEYAVEGAALCNPSIVAHPDQSGTAAGSLRFVMSVRAIGEGHRSTIGFRTGTVDAAGDAVIDDAAPFATVGVTVPTLLDAAVFRSELVGLGDAGESAEYVLGRLEDRFTRGELETQLDHLLGHRSTRRRAQEAIALMRRIADRSYAVEFPRDTVLSEQILWPATESEAAGMEDARFVRFVDDDGSVAYHATYTAYSGSRISQQMLTTNDFRSFTSAPMVGRAAANKGLALFPRRIRGRFAAMSRSDRESNTVAYSDHLAVWPNSVPCQQPVTAWEALQLGNCGSPIETEAGWLVLTHGVGPMRTYRIGAVLLDLEDPTRILGRLTEPLLSPGPDEQFGYVPNVVYSCGALVHAGTLVLPYGIGDAAIGIATVPLAELIAALLDGEPLAAGG
- a CDS encoding TetR/AcrR family transcriptional regulator C-terminal domain-containing protein, which gives rise to MVRQVSAPRRGADGQVNRSVILQSALRLVDRDGVDGLSMRRLSEEVGRDPAVLYRHVPNKAALLDGVTEMVIGQLRVDTADPDWATQLRTVAHDFRRLALAHPNIVPLMVTRPLATPLGQRPPGMLRPLEDVLALLTTAGFSGRDALHIYRMLFGYLHGHILTELQEVVERPEESDDVLRLGLHRLSVTEFPQVRALASALGSYDGATELDRGLDVLFIGLEATIGRSSRTSG